CACGAACGCAAGAACAGGTAGTATCCTATTACAAGGAAATCTTGAGGCAGATTCAAACAACGTCACCTACGACTCAAGTATTTGTACAAAGTGTTTTACCTATAAATAAAGATTTTGATCGCAAAACATTTAAAGCTAACAATAAAGCCATCAGAGCGCTAAATTCTAAACTTCAGAGTTTGGCTGCAGACTTCTCCTTTCAATATTTAGACTTATTTTCTCACTTTATGAATTCTCATCAAAAACTAGACACATGCTATACATTTGATGGGATTCATTTGAATGGGAAAGGATACATTGTTTGGAAACAGTTAATTGAGAAGTGGATAGTGGAGTAAAAATTTCCTCACCTTAACTTCTAATAGCACAACTACTTTCAGGCACCATTTTAGTTATTTCAGGTACGACTTTAGTTGTCTCAGGTACGACTTTAGTTGTCTCAGGTACGACTTTAGTTGTCTCAGGTACGACTTTAGTTGTCTCAGGTACGACTTTAGTTGTCTCAGGTACGACTTTAGTTGTCTCAGGTGCCATTTTAGTGACTGTTCCTATATCTATCGAGCGTTGCCCTACTACCTTAGCCGGAACTCCTACAGCGATCGAATAAGGAGGGATATCCTTCGTTACCACTGCGCCAGCCCCAATCACACTGCCCTGGCCGATCGTAACTCCATCCACAACCTTTACCCCCGTCCCTAGCCAACAATCATCTCCGATCACAATTCCCTCACAAGTCAGACCTTGTTCACGAATTTTATGATTCTGATCAGCAAAGATATGATTGTTCGCATAGATACCCACATGTGAGGCAATCAAACAATCCTTACCAATGGTAATCGGGCCAGGACCATGAATACAGGTATAGGGATTCACAGCGGTATGTTCGCCAATCTCAATCTGGCAGTTATCACCAGTTGTACGGATGTCTACCCCTCTATCTAGATGAACCCGATCTGCTAGAGAAATGCGATTATTTCGCCCCTTACTATCTACTCTGACCCCACGTTGAATGCTAACTCGATTTCCTATTTCGATACAGTCAGCCCCGACAAATTCTGCTCCCGGTCGAATGAAGACTGGGCTGCCCAGTTTTGCAAAGATAGATTGATAAAGTCTTTGACGGAGCACAAAACCAGGAGATAATGGCACCCAACCCACAAGCGTGGTGATGAGAGCTTCTTGACGGTACGATCGCTGAGAAGTAAATGGAGCGGAGTCGAGGTTCATAATCTTTGCTCTCAAGTGCTAAAAAGCTAGATGTAGGTGAGAAACTCCAGATGGGCTACAGGCAAAACTACTCCCGAATCAACTGGGTAATTAGCGATCGCATATCGCCTTGGGTTTCTCCTTGGCGGAAATCTTGCAAGATTTTCTTGGCACGGCGGACTTTCCGTTTGGCCCGCTCCACTAACGTGCGCTGCTTGGCCAACCAGTTATAGTATTTCTCTTGAATGGCTTTATCTGCCAAAGCATCTCGAATCACAAATTCTGGATGCTTTAAAGGAAACGACATGGGCTCTACAGGCATTGCCGCCCGCCAATCAAAGCTGTCTTTGGTATGCGTCGATTCATTACCAAAACCAATGTTTGAGACCAGATTCACATGAGGAACGATGCTAAGACCGCTTTGAATCCAGCAATTCAAGACCCATTGATCATCCCAAGTGTCAAACCCGTTGTAAGTTCGTTCAAAGGCTCGGCTCCAATGGTCTGCCGTCTGCTCATCTCCTAGACAATCTACTAACCAGCCAGAATCACGGATTTCTGGCCAGAGTTTCATGTTCACATCGTAGTGCTGCCAAACGCGCCGCCAAGTAGCCCAACCCCAAAGCAAGTTGTAGTGGGAGAAGGAGTAACTATACTGCGATCGCTGTCGCTGCACTTGATAACTGGTACCCGCAATACTCGTCACTCTTTCGTCGTCTTGATAGCGCTCTAGCAACTCATCGCAGAACCGGAAAAAGGTAGGGTCGGGCACACAGTCATCTTCCAAAACAATGGCGCGATCGACCGTGTCAAAAACCCAATCTAAACCGCTGGCTATCCGAGCTTTACAACTCAAAAAACTATCTGCGTAGTTTTTGAATACTTGACAGTCCCAGTCAACCTGGTCAATAATGGCGCGAGTTTCAGCGCATTTCTCCGCTTCACCAGGTTGGTCGGGACGAAGGGCATTAGCAATCACTAATAGTTGAGGTGGCTTCGCTTGGCGAATTGCCTCAAACACCTTCTGCGTCGTACTAGGCCGCTTGTAAATTAAGAGAGCAACGGGTGTTTTTAAAGACCAGTCAGCCATTGGAAGTTCCACCAATCACGATTCAAGACAACTGAGTTTACGCAACCGATCAATACTGAAGAAACATCGCTGAAGTTTAGATACCCTTCTCTCGAGAATCAACTTCATGAAATCTAAACCTTCCCTACCCACTTTTAGCTAGGACGCTATCATAAATAGCTTCCAGCTTGGCTGTATTATGCTTCAAGTTGAAGTGTTGGGTCATGCGCTGTCTACCCGCAGCCGCAAAGCGCTGCCGCACTTGGGGTTCTTGCAACAAGGTCAACAGATACTTAGCTAATGTCTCCCAGTCTCCTTCTGGAGCAAGAAACCCTGTTTCGCCGTGGGCGACTGCTTCAGGCACACCTCCCGTAGCAAAGCTCACCACAGGCAATTCCATCGCTTGGGCTTCGGCAAACACCATGCCAAATCCTTCTGCATCTCCGGTACGAGCTGTAATACTAGGCATGCTAAACACTGCTGCTCGGTTCATCCAGCCTTGTACTGCTTCTGGAGACTGGGCTCCCAAGAAGCGATAGTGTTTGAGTGAGTTGGCTGCTTGCTGCTCCAAAGTAGACCGCAAAGGGCCATCGCCAATCACTACAAGTTCCACATCGGGCAGGATAGTTTGGACTTGAGCGATCGCTCGAATTAGATACTCACAGCCTTTCTTCTCCACCAAGCGGCCCACAAATAGCACTACAGGTTCTCGGGCGATCGCTGGGTTTGGAGTAAATTTGTTTACATCCACACCAATGTAATGAACTGTGACTTTATCGGCTGGGCACCCTTTTTTAATCAATTGCTCGCGGATAAACTCCGAGACGGCAATCACGCAACTTGCTTCGGCAAATAACTGACCGCGCCTGCTTACGTAAAGATCTCGAAAGAATTGCCCGCGTTGAAATAAAAAGTCCCGTGGATTAACCCGTACCTGGCCTGAGGGGTTGCGGTCCATGCCTGTAGCATCGTTGCCATGAAACGTCACAACTAGAGGTAAGCCTAACTTTCTGGCTAGAAATAGGCCCCAAATACCATCAATACCAAAGTGGGCATGAATGAGATCAGCCGATAACTCTTGCAGCGATCGCAACCATTGTGGCTGAACTACACTACCCAACTTGAGGGCCATCTTCCAAATGGCGGGAAAGGAGACGCAATCGCTTAAAGTGAGACTTCTACTGACTGGAATTAAAGCCGCTGCATTGGCAGTGCGTGAGGTGCCTACGTAGAACCCTGTATAGGCAGTCAAACTTTCCACTTGAGCAGGAATAAAGGTTTCCGAGTAGGGAAGTAGCAGATCCCGATAGATGATTACTTTTCGCTGCATGACATAGGCTCCAACTCGCAGGCTCCTCTTCTGCCATTAAATCGGCAACCGTGAGCAACTGGCTATGACTTGACCCGTCAGCCTGGCAACTTTTAACAAAACCACCCCCTCTTTCAGATTTGCATGAAGCGGTTGAGCGATCGCCATTCTTAAAAGCTGCCTAAAGCGATTGCCAAAACGTCAGCTTAAAAAGTACTCCCTTATGGCTTAGAGGCGCTCACCTCAAGTAGATCCACCCATCGACTTTGAAGTGTGGTTTTAGCTAAACCGAGGTCGAAAGCGAACCAGAGTATTTGCTGGGTACTTTCACTTCTAAATACTTTTCTCGCCAGAGAAAGAACGGACTAATCAGAATCCCCAGCAATAATTCCATTTCGCAGGCTGCAACTACATCCGTTTTAATGACTTGGTAGTACTTAATGAAGTGCAAAACTACCTTGCGGATATCATTCGCTAGGTAAACAGGAAAGATCAACGGTCTTTGCCAGCGCTTGAAGCCAATCATGCGAATGTGATGACGACCCAGACCTGCTCCCCGGCATAAGTTGAGCAAGTAAGCTTTCTCTAACCGAGACTTGGGAATTTCGTGATAAATGCACATGGCTGGATTGTGCCAAATTTCCCAACCCGCTTTCCTAAGATAGGCTAGGGCTTCAATATCTTCACTTTTAGCGGATAGTGATGTACCCACAGGACCGCGTAATAGGAGGCGGGAAGGTACGTTCTGTAACCAAGCTTGCTTACGCACGACCAAGCCTGCACCGGGGGGTAGCACCTTGTCACCGTAGCGAAACACTTGCTGACCTCGGTCAATAATGGCTAAGAAAGTGGCGATCCGTTCAAAATTTTGTGGCGGTGCAACTTCAAAATTGCCCCGAACCTGCCCACCATAAGCTCCTGCTTGAGGATGCTGCTGACCAAACGTGTAGGCGTTGGCTACCCAGTCTGGAGTCGGCAAATTATCGTCGTCCAAAAAGCCAATAAAGGTACCTTGGGCTTCTCGAATCGCGCGCTGTCTGGCAAAGGCTGCACCTTGCTCTGCTTCAAAAGCGTATCTGATGGGAAAAGCTTGGGGCCAGTCGGCTTGGTAAGCTTGAACAACCTTTTTAGTGTTGTCGCTACTGTTGTTATCAACAATTACTATTTCCCAGGAAAAACCTTGAGTCCCTACTTGCGATCGCAACCGATCCAAAACTGCAGGTAGGCGCTTTTCCCCGTTATAAGTGCGTATGGCGACAGTGAAGTCAATCATGATGGTTTGCGATCGCTCTAGGTGTAACTGTCTCAACTTAAATAGAACCTGAATAGCCTTAAGCTCGCTTGTCCCTGACTCACCCCTTGCTCCCTAAACTAATAGGCTGAACCAAATCGCGATCAAACCGTATAGCTTTATACTTAACCTGCGACAGACACGTAGACTGGAGCGATAAAATTGGGATGTTGAGAGGCTATAGGCTATAAATCTGTTCTAAGTACGGATAAGTGCAGGAGATCCCTCTAAAGGTGGATTCAAGCTTACGTAAATCTGCGGATGTGTAACGTAACTATATTCCAAATATTTAAGCTGCTGCTACTCATAAATCTGTATCTTCATCTCAAATTTAAACTTGTAGAGTCGCTCTAGTAGCAATATAAAGCTTGAGTGAAAGCTCTCCACCCAACTCTAATCGCTCACTGCGCCCCTGGTAACTACACTTAAGAAGTAAACAGCTTCCTTGGGATAGGAAAACTGTTTACTTAAAGTCTTCATCTTCGTAGAACGCAGGCCGAATGCTAGCTCAACACTCGATAGGGCTGCTAGGCTCTACTATCCAACCGACTTGAGCTAAGCCACAACCCAGTTCACCAAAGTACGCACTCCATAGCCAGTCGCGCCCGCACTGTTGTAGCCATTTTCTTTGTCAGACCAGACAGGCCCAGCCACATCTAAGTGCGCCCAGGCGGTCTCTTTAACAAACTGTTTCAAAAAGAGGGCTGCGGTAATGGAGCCACCCGGACGAGGGCCAGTGTTTTTCATGTCTGCAACCATCGATTTCAGACCATCAAAGTATTTTTCTTCCATCGGCATTTGCCATAGCTTTTCGCCTGCTGACTCCGCTGCTGCTAAGAGTTCTGAGGCGAGGGCGTCATCGCTGCTCCACAGCCCTGCAATGTCATCCCCTAAAGCAATGACACAAGCCCCGGTGAGAGTGGCTAAATCTACGATCGCATCTACCCCTAGTTTCTCGGTAAACACTAAGGCATCGGCTAGGGTGAGACGACCTTCCGCGTCGGTGTTGTTCACTTCAATGGTTTTGCCATTAGAGGCAGTCAGCACATCTCCAGGACGTAAGGCTCGACCGCTGATCATGTTTTCAGTGGCGGCGCTGATGAAATGCACTTCTACATCGGGTTTGATTTGGGCGATCGCCTTAGCAGCCCCCAAAGTGGCGGCGGCACCTCCCATATCGGTTTTCATCATCTCGATGCCACTCCCTGGCCCTTTAATGTTGAGACCACCGGAATCGAAGGTCAACCCTTTACCCACGATCGCGACTTTACGCCGGGAAGCGCCATTGGGCTTGTAGGTGAGGTGAATGAACTTGGGCGGAATATCAGAAGCTCTAGCCACACCGAGGAAGGCCCCCATGCCCAGCTTTTCGCAGTCTTCTTGCTCTAGAATCTCAATTTCTAGGCCGTATTCTTGGGCGATCGCTTGAGCCGTTTCTGCCAGCGTAATCGAAGTCACCACATTGGGAGGAGCAGCGACCAGTTCCCGTGCCAGGATCACTCCGGAGCAGATTTGCTGTGCCCGCTGAATGGCTGCGCTTTGGTCGCCCACAGCCAAAATTTCAAGGTGTTCTAATTGCGAGTTTTTGTCTTCCGACTCGGACTTAAAGCGATTGTCTTGATATCCTGCTAGCTCCGCCCCTTCGGCGATCGCTTGAGCACTAGCATCAGCTTGACTATTCCACACCGGAAAGTGAATGGCTAAAATTTTAGCCTTTTCCTTGCGAGCTTGCCGCACACTCGTCGCTGCTGCCCGCCGTAAGCTCTCTAACTTTAATGAGTCTGGTTTGCCTAAACCCACTAGAAGCACCTTACGAATGGCACTGCCACCCCCCACACGAGTTAGGGCGCTGCTCCCTTCTTTTCCTTTAAACTCAGCTTCAGCAATCAATTCTTTCAGGGTGCCTGCGAGTTTCTCATCTAGGGTCGCCAGATCACCCGTCAGTTCCACCTCATCTTCAAACAACCCTAGAGCTAAAATGTCTCCTGCCCAGTTGAGGCATGAGGTATCTGTCGCACGAACATCCATCCCTTCTTATCCTTATCAATCAAAGATTTCTCTTCTCTTCAGGCTACTAGTTAGGAGGGAAAATTTTTGGAGTTAGGCTCAAAAAAGTGCTGATTTTTGGCTGATTTCTAGCTGATTTACTGAGGGCTTTGGCACAATTGTCGGATCTGAAAAGATTTCTGTGTTTAAAGGAACAAGACTTAGGGCGGAAACTTAACTAAAAATGCTAGAGTCTCATGGGATTCGGTCCAAATCTTCAAGCGAGGACGCATGCTAAAGCAACGAAGCACGCAAGTTTCTTTGGCCATTGGCGCAGGGCTGTGTGCTTTGCTACTGGGGGCAACGTTGTCGGTGACGACCAGCGGGTTTACACGCAAGTGGCAGAGCTGGATTCAACCGCAGTCCTCGTCTGCGCCCGTGGGAAAGCAAGCCGTGGATTCTGCCATCCCTGCCTTGACGGGGCTATCTCCAGCCCAACGAGCCACCAAACTAGAGGCGATCGCTCAAGGGAGCCAGGGGCTAGATCGCGCTCGGGCTCGCTATTTGCTTGCTAGCGACTTAATTCAGCAGCGCCAAGGAGAGCCAGCCCTAAAGTGGCTGCAAAACTTGGAATCCGATTATCCAACGCTCGCGCCCTACATTGTCTTTAAACGCGCCCAAGCTTATACCGTCAGTGGCAATCTTGCCCAGGCAGAAGCCACTTGGAAAGCCTTGTTGCAGAAGTACTCGGATCACCCAGTGTCAGCCGAAGCATTATCCGCACTGGGCCGTCAGAATCGGCAGTATTGGGACCAAGCGATCGCCAAGTTTCCGACTTATCCCCGGACTCAAGACATTATTCGACAACGCCTCCGCCAAAATCCCAATCAGCCAGAACTCCTGTTGATTTTGGCTAAGTATGGGGTTAATGCACCAGGCATCGTCCCCGTGCTAAATCGGCTCACCGACAACACCAGCTTTAGCGCTCAACTGCAACCCGAAGACTGGGAAGCGATCGCCTTTAACTATTGGGAACAGCAAGAATATGGCAAAGCCGCAGAAGCTTATGCCCGTGCCCCCCGAACTCCTCTTAACGCTTACCGAGTTGGGCGTGGTTTACAACTCAGTGGGCTAGAATCTCAGGCTTATCGAGCCTACCAACTGCTAGCCATTGCTTTCCCGAAGGCAGAGGAAACAGCCACAGCATTGATCCGCATGGCTAAGCTGACACCCAAGCCCATTGATGGCATTCCCTATCTAGATCGAGTGATTAGCCAATTTCCCGATCATGCGGCAGAAGCACTCATGGTCAAAGCCGATATTCTAGAAAGTCTCAATAGCGGTAAATCAGCCGCTCAAGCTCGCCAATCCGTTTTAACTCAGTATCCTAAATCAAACGCCGCCGCCGAGATTCGCTGGAAACAAGCCCAACGTCAAGCCGCTACTGGAAACTTTTTAGCAGCTTGGCAGTGGGCAGAACCGATCACCAAATACAATTCCGAGAGTGAATTTGCTCCAGAAGCCGCTTACTGGGTAGGTAAATGGGCAACCCAAATTGGCCAAGAACAGGATGCCAAAACTGCCTATGAGTATGTATTAGCCAAGTACCCAGAGTCCTACTATGCTTGGCGCTCTGCGGTGCAGCTCGGCTGGAATGTGGGTGATTTTGACAGCGTCCGTCAATTCCAGCCTCAAGTGGTACGCTCTAGCCAACCCGCTCCCTTACCCGTAGGTTCGGCTACTTTGCAAGAGTTATATCAACTGGGGCAGAGTCAGGATGCTTGGGCACTGTGGCAAGTGGAGCTTAAAACCCCAACGAAGCCAACTGTGGCCGAGCAATTCACGGATGGCGTGTTGCGCTTGGGGATAGGCGACCATCTAGATGGCATTTTTATGGTGTCGAGCTTGGCTTGGCGCGAAACCCCAGAGGAGCGATCGCAATACCAAACCTTGAAGCAACAACCTGCTTACTGGCACGCTCTCTATCCTTTTCCTTTCTTACAACCCATTGAGGCGTGGTCCCAAGAACGACAGCTCAATCCCCTACTAGTTACGGCCTTAATCCGCCAAGAATCCCGCTTTGAACCAAAAATTCGTTCTGTCGTCGGGGCCACTGGGTTGATGCAAGTCATGCCCGAAACAGCTGCTTGGATCGCCTCTCAAATTAAGCTGAAGCAGTACAAACTGGACAAGCCTGAAGACAACATCAAGCTGGGCACCTGGTATTTGGCCTATACTCACCGCGAGTACGACAACAACTCACTCTTTGCGGTTGCTAGTTACAATGCGGGTCCCGGTGCGGTGGCTGGCTGGGTAGATAAAAACACCTTCCGCGATCTCGATCAGTTTGTAGAAGCAATTCCCTATGGCGAAACTAAGGGCTACGTGAAGTCAGTGTTTGAAAACTATTGGAACTATCTACGGCTCTATAACCCAGAAGTTTCTCAGCAGGTCGCTCAAGCTTCCAAAAATCACCAACCTGCATTCAAGTTCTCATTAAAATAGCTGGCACAGAAATAGCTGACACAAAAAAGACACCCCTGCTGAATGCTCAAACAGAGGTGTCTCACAGCCATGATCTCACAGCCCTGATTTGTGAATCGCTGCTTTAGAAGTTCATTTCAGCAGCTTGCACTTTCTCAACTTGCTTCTTCTTCAGGACTAGCATGATTTGAGAGAGGGTTACAGCCGCAAAGAAGGCAATCAATCCTTGAATGCGAGCAGGGCTTTGGAGCACGATTTCTGTGTCAACCTGACCGAAACCACCCACATTCGGATCAGAAGTCAGCGCTTCACCCGCTTTAACTTCCTGACCTTCAGCCGCCACTAGCTCAGGGCCAGCGGGAATATTGTCTACAGTTGTGTTGCCATCTGCGGTTTGAATCGTGACCGCATAGCCACCGCTTTCCGCCTTGGCAATTTGGGTGATTTTGCCTGCCACAGAAGCGTTGTAGATGGCGTTGTTGCTCTTGTCGCCTGTGGGGTAAACCTGTCCACGACCCCGGTTGCCACCCACGTTGATTTGGTACTTACCAAAGTGCACAGACTTATCGGTATTGGGGTTGGGGGAGAGAACGGGGAAGGTCAGCTCTTGGTACTGCTCACCTGGCAGCGGCCCCACCACCACAATGTTGTCTTTTTCAGCACTGTAGGGTTGGAAGTACAGCCCACCAATTTTTTCCTTCATCTCCTCTGGGATTCTGTCCTCAGGGGCGATCTTAAAGCCTTCGGGCAAGATCAACACAGCACCCACATTTAAGGGGCCTTTTTCACCGTTGCCCAACACCTGTTGTACGTTGGTGTCGTAAGGAATTTTGACGACGGCCTCAAACACGGTATCGGGTAGAACGGCTTGAGGCACTTCTACTTCAGTCCGCTTAGCGCCCAAGTGACAGTTGGCGCAAACAATTCGTCCGGTGGCCTCACGAGGATTTTCGTAGGCTTGCTGCGCATAAACCGGATAAGCGGCGGCAGACTGGGGCAGTACCAGATCACTCCCCAGGAAAATGGCGATCGCACTAATAGCGGCAAACGTAACGCGCCAGAGGTATCGCGGAGCGAATATCGCTGACAAAAAAGTTTTCTTCATCTGTAGTGAGTCTTCAATAGCAAAGGATCAGGCAGTCAATACACAAGACAGGATTCAACGTCTCACGATTGGTAAAAACGATCAATTCCTAGGACCACCAGGGGTCATCACCTGTACGGAAGTCAGTTTCGGTCCAAGGGGTAAAGGCGACTTTGTCATCCTGAACCGTGGCGTGAACTAGAGCGAGAGACAGCGGTGCTGGACCCCGGACCACCTTGCCAGTGTTGTCATACTGCGAACCATGACAGGGGCAGATAAACTTGTTTTCTCCACTATTCCAGGGCACGACACAGCCCAAGTGAGTGCAGACCGCATTGATGCCGTAGCTAGCGAGCGCTTGATCGCCTTCTACCACGATATAGGTGGGATCGCCTTTGAGACCTTGAGCTAAGGCACGCTCACCAGTCTTGTGGCTGGCTAGGAAATCACTCACGAGGATGTCATTGCCGAGCGCATCCTTCGCAGTAACACCACCACTACCACTGCCACTAGAGGGCGGGATGAAGTATTTAACCACAGGATAAAGTGCGCCCAAGGCTGTGCCTGTGACTGCACCAAACGTGAGGAAATTCATAAATTGGCGACGACCCATGCTAGGTACGTCTGCAGATCCAGAGACTTGAGCCATGACCTATGCTTACGTATGTGTTAAGTTATGTGTCTTAGCCAACAGTTTGGGCTAATCTTAGAACCCTGTTAACCCCGCATTTTTAAGTCTGTACGCCTAGACAGCAACCATATCGATAAGTGAGTCTAATGCAACAGGCACGGCGTTACAGTCCCTTTGAAGCAGCGGTTTTACCGCTTCATGGGTATTATTACATTTCTTGACGCTAGCATCATATCTGAGTCGGGGAGCGTCATTGCTATACGAAATGTAAACAGAAGGCTTGATTCTAGATCGGCTGATCCAGAGTAAATCATGACAGGACAAGATTTACATCAACTCATTCTCCGTAAATGGGGCCGCTCCTACGATGTCCAGGTGCGACGGACGCAGGGCAAAATCTTTGTTCAAGTTATGTGGAAGTATTTAGAACAGGCTTCTTTCCCCCTCACAGAAGCTGAGTATTTTGCCCATCTGGAAACCATCAGCAGTTACTTAGAGGCTTGGGGTGGTTCCAGCCAAGTGCAGCAGTTTATTGAACAGACTAAAGAGCGACCTCGCTTAGGTAAGGCTGTGAGTATTCCCCTCGATCTAGGCGATCGCGCGTCTGAGTGGTTGCTAGAAGAATTTTAAGGTTTATTTTTCGATCTCACTCTTTTGGGTGATATTCGATCCCTCTTTGGCTAGATGGCTGGAGAAGGCGATCGCGAAACACTAAGAACATCGGTAGTGAAAATATATCAATTGATATTCTCAACTACTGGACGCTAAGTATTGAATAGTTTCTAGAACGTTTCTGAAGCTCATTTTTCTAGTTATAAAGTCAATCTTTAGGCCTAAAGCTAGAGCTTGATTGTGTTTTTAAATACCGCAACGCCTCAGTGGTTTCACTAAAACATAATGGCTTACCTAGCTATTTCATTAGTTATTTAAACTACAGTTAGTACTAATAAAAATCCCCGCATTAATAGAGTACTAATTTTTACAGAATTGTATTTTTTATTAAAAGCATTATAAGGTCAGAACTAGCCTGAGATTCTTTACTAGGGGCTGTTCTGGAAGATAATTATATTTGTATTTCATTTAGCTCTAGTTTTATTTCATATTCATAAATTCATACTTCCTTTAAGAATTACTCCTTGCACTTTACAGGCTCTATACGAAAGTTTACAGGCATCTCTACTAGAGTTTGTAAGTAGCAAACCTTCTATTCCGTAATTATCCTGTAGTCCAAATTCCAAAAGTCAAACGAATCAGGTTAGCAACAACAATGTTCCTGATTGAAGCTTGATCAAATCTCAAGTAAACACCCTTAGGTTTAGCTGCATGTTTCTGCTGTTTAATGATGTGTTTGCCTAATCTCAGAACCCAAAAAAGCCTCTATTGATTTGTGTTTAGGCTACTTGCAGACAACCTGAATCCTCACACTCAGGGCTCCTCGGTAGTCATTTGCTCACCCAGTCTTGCCCTTTCGTCACTCAAAAAGCCTCCATGGTAAAAACCCCAACTAAGCCCCTTGGCCTCCAAGAGTTCGTTGCAGTTCCTCCTGATGCCGATTACAGGTTGCCTGATTTTCAGAAAAAGCGGATTTGGCAAAGGTTACTTGTCGGGGCAGCATGCCTGGGGTTAGGAGCCACGGCGATCGCCTTTGGCCTGTCCTCAGTTACCTATCGCCTCACCCACGCCACGGTAGATGGTGGCCTGATCAGCGGTCGGACAGTGCGATTGCGGGCTCCCATTGATGGCAAAATCAAAGCGTTTTACGCTCGTCCAGGTGCCCCAGTTAAGTCAGGCCAAGTTTTGGCTCGCCTAGAAAGCACCGCCCAGGTAGAGCAGAATCTGTTGCAGTTGCAAGGTGAAGTGCAAACTAAAACAGCACAATTGGTCGCTGCCAAGCAATCCTTAGCCTTTTTGCAGCAGCAGCTAGGCAGTTTAGAAATTCAAGACAAGACCTTGCAGACAGTCAACACAGGGCTTTCGGCAAGAGAAGTCACCCATCAGCAAGCTGCGGTTGAGGCAGCGATGGCTAAGGAAAAAGCTGCTCGCCTAGACTACCAGCGCTACCAGCAGTTATTGGGAGAAGGCGCGATTTCTCGCCAGAAAGTAGAGCAGCTGGAGTTCGTCTGGAAAGCGGCTGAGGCAGAAGTCAAGCAAGCTCAGGCTGAGTTGTCTTCAGCTCAAGCCTCCTTGAGTGCTTTGCAAGACGGAGTAGCACTGACCCCAGGGGCAACTTTAGCTGACCAACGGATGAACTTGATGCGTAGCGTTCAAGGCCAAGCGACTCAAATCGAAACGCTCGAAGCTGAGTTGGACAGTAGCCAAAAACAACTGAAAAAAGCCCAAGCTGAGTATAGCGATCGCCAAGACATTGAAATTTCAGCTCCTTTTACGGGCGTGGTCTACAGCACCGAGCATGACCAAGGAGAGCAAGTAAATCGCCCCGACACCCTGATGACCTTGCTGGACTGTAATGACCTCTGGGTAGAAACGCTGGTCTCCACTCAACAAGCGAATCAGATTGACAGTAGTAAGCCCGTGAGAGTCCAACTGGCTGGAGCCGAAGATACTTTCGTGGGCGAGGTCGAGTTGATTGAGGCGATCAACCGAGCTGAATTGGCGAAAGACCAGGCTCAAGCTTTAGTTCCTGCGGTTGCTTCTAATTTAGTCGGTCAACCTTTATCTAAGGTAACTGTACGAATTCCACCAACCCTTCAACAGTCGCAGACTAACCAATTTTGTGGAGTAGGGCAGTCAGCTCGCATGACCTTTGGCACCAAGCTGTTTGCCGCTAAGTAGTTTTGAATGGCAGTGGGTTGCTTTAGGTTGCAATGGGCGATCGCCCACTCCA
This region of Trichocoleus desertorum NBK24 genomic DNA includes:
- a CDS encoding glycosyltransferase family 2 protein; the encoded protein is MADWSLKTPVALLIYKRPSTTQKVFEAIRQAKPPQLLVIANALRPDQPGEAEKCAETRAIIDQVDWDCQVFKNYADSFLSCKARIASGLDWVFDTVDRAIVLEDDCVPDPTFFRFCDELLERYQDDERVTSIAGTSYQVQRQRSQYSYSFSHYNLLWGWATWRRVWQHYDVNMKLWPEIRDSGWLVDCLGDEQTADHWSRAFERTYNGFDTWDDQWVLNCWIQSGLSIVPHVNLVSNIGFGNESTHTKDSFDWRAAMPVEPMSFPLKHPEFVIRDALADKAIQEKYYNWLAKQRTLVERAKRKVRRAKKILQDFRQGETQGDMRSLITQLIRE
- a CDS encoding glycosyltransferase, coding for MQRKVIIYRDLLLPYSETFIPAQVESLTAYTGFYVGTSRTANAAALIPVSRSLTLSDCVSFPAIWKMALKLGSVVQPQWLRSLQELSADLIHAHFGIDGIWGLFLARKLGLPLVVTFHGNDATGMDRNPSGQVRVNPRDFLFQRGQFFRDLYVSRRGQLFAEASCVIAVSEFIREQLIKKGCPADKVTVHYIGVDVNKFTPNPAIAREPVVLFVGRLVEKKGCEYLIRAIAQVQTILPDVELVVIGDGPLRSTLEQQAANSLKHYRFLGAQSPEAVQGWMNRAAVFSMPSITARTGDAEGFGMVFAEAQAMELPVVSFATGGVPEAVAHGETGFLAPEGDWETLAKYLLTLLQEPQVRQRFAAAGRQRMTQHFNLKHNTAKLEAIYDSVLAKSG
- the hpsE gene encoding hormogonium polysaccharide biosynthesis glycosyltransferase HpsE, producing MRQLHLERSQTIMIDFTVAIRTYNGEKRLPAVLDRLRSQVGTQGFSWEIVIVDNNSSDNTKKVVQAYQADWPQAFPIRYAFEAEQGAAFARQRAIREAQGTFIGFLDDDNLPTPDWVANAYTFGQQHPQAGAYGGQVRGNFEVAPPQNFERIATFLAIIDRGQQVFRYGDKVLPPGAGLVVRKQAWLQNVPSRLLLRGPVGTSLSAKSEDIEALAYLRKAGWEIWHNPAMCIYHEIPKSRLEKAYLLNLCRGAGLGRHHIRMIGFKRWQRPLIFPVYLANDIRKVVLHFIKYYQVIKTDVVAACEMELLLGILISPFFLWREKYLEVKVPSKYSGSLSTSV
- a CDS encoding leucyl aminopeptidase codes for the protein MDVRATDTSCLNWAGDILALGLFEDEVELTGDLATLDEKLAGTLKELIAEAEFKGKEGSSALTRVGGGSAIRKVLLVGLGKPDSLKLESLRRAAATSVRQARKEKAKILAIHFPVWNSQADASAQAIAEGAELAGYQDNRFKSESEDKNSQLEHLEILAVGDQSAAIQRAQQICSGVILARELVAAPPNVVTSITLAETAQAIAQEYGLEIEILEQEDCEKLGMGAFLGVARASDIPPKFIHLTYKPNGASRRKVAIVGKGLTFDSGGLNIKGPGSGIEMMKTDMGGAAATLGAAKAIAQIKPDVEVHFISAATENMISGRALRPGDVLTASNGKTIEVNNTDAEGRLTLADALVFTEKLGVDAIVDLATLTGACVIALGDDIAGLWSSDDALASELLAAAESAGEKLWQMPMEEKYFDGLKSMVADMKNTGPRPGGSITAALFLKQFVKETAWAHLDVAGPVWSDKENGYNSAGATGYGVRTLVNWVVA